A segment of the Babesia microti strain RI chromosome II, complete genome genome:
TACTTTCACCAGACAAGCAAAAAAGTGTAAATAAGTAGATCAAACAGGCAGGTATACTACCTGGTTCTGGCACTAGCGTTTGGGAGCCTATCTTGTTGATATCTCGGCCCACAAAACCTAACAATTACACATTTGTGTTACCGTAAGTGCATAATAAAGGTAAAAAAAGAGAGGTTGCGATTGTGCATGAGATAAGAATAAAGACAAAGAAGAACATACGAACATTGGTGTGTGGGGTGTTTCAATTCCCAATTAGGATTCCTAATGATCCCAGGTACCGCCAAGGACCACTACTCGGTTCCACTTAGGGATAGCAAAACACCtagtaattgatttaaataacatagaTTGTTCGATGGTGTACCGCAATCCCCTGTCTGTGAACAAACTCTTCGATTCAAAGACTGACCACCACTTGAAAACTGCCTGGGACATTTTTCAACAGGGTAAATCCAAAAACCCAGAAGCTGATTGCCTGGGCAAACGAAGACGGTTGCTCAATGACAAATTTTCTGAATTTGAATTCATCTCCTATGCCGCAGTACTgtagtatttatataggcTGAAAATCTTGGCAATAACCTGGGCAGCGCATTGTTACATCTAGATTGTCTTGTTGAACAACCGTCAGGATTCCCAAACTTATTACCTATTAAGCCACTTGGGATCTACATTCCCAATTGTATTGAATGGTTAATAGCAGAAATTGCCTGTAATGGGTTTGGCCTAACTTTAGTACCGATTTACGACACTTTGGGCATTGAATCCACACGGTACATTATGAAGATTACCCAACTCACCACTATAATTTCAAGTGTTGATCTTGCACTTAACATATTGCAAGCTATCGGAAACTCCCCCAATCCTACGGAGTTTGCTCTCAAGTATTTCATAATAGTAACCGAAGACCCTATCCCTAAACAACTGGAGCATAATGATCTGGGTATAGAAATTAAGTTGTGGAGGGATGTTATTGATTTGGGACGGGCACATCCAAGGCATTTCTCTCCAGCCACGCCAAATCATATACACACTATATCATTTACCTCCGGAACATCTGGTATACCAAAGGGAGTTGTGATATCACAACAGGCATTCACCACTACTATAACTTCTGTTTTTGTATCCTGTAAGTCTCTACACTCGTTATATTAAACacattttacatttatacaTCACGAGTGGTATGGATATCATTGGTTTACTCTTTTTACTATCATCAATTTATGTTCTTcctattaataatattgtcACATCAGTTTTTACTTTTACCATATTGCCGTTAATATTTGTTGTGAAATTACAAACAGTCTTATTGTcatttatttgttaatataacacggtaatttatattaatttcaagGTTGTTTCCTTCAAATGTGTTACTTGAACTATTATagattataaatacaacTACATCATCCgtgaaattaatatattgttgcGCCGTTCCGATGATAAATATACTTTTATTGATCTCCATATGATTATCTGCCATGTAATATTGTTTGATTATAAAACATAAAATACGGAAAATAGATAATTCAGTTGAATTAAGGGGAATTACGTCAATACCGGATTCGTTAAAGGTGTACCTATCATACCTCCCTTTGGCGCACATGTTTGAAAGATGCTTTGTAAATGCAGTTTACTGTATTTCTGGCAAGATCGGTGTCTATTCGGGCGAGATTAAGACGATACTTGATGATTTTCAGTCGCTAAAGCCGTATATATTCACCACAGTCCCACGTTTGCTGCAGCGTATATACGATCGCGTCATGAACAATATCCAGCAGAAGAATTTCATCTTAAGGGCGCTGTTTTACCGCGGCCTCTCAATTAAGTTACAACGGATCAAGGCCACTGGAAACTGTGAGCATGGATTTTATGATAAGGTAAGTGCATCATTATTACCCCAATTACACAATACAATGGCCATTTCGATACTATGCATTTACATACAATGTTTTAGTTATTTTAATTCACAATCTACTTATTATTGCTTTAGTTTTTGAATTGCATGAATATACTGATAATGCTTGTCAGGTAGATAATTTTTGGGAAATTGAGGGAACTTTTGGGAGGAGAAGTAAAGTTTATCTTTGTCGGTTCGTCCCCACTGGATTGCAACGTGCATAATTGCCTCCGTGCCTTCTTCTCCGACAGCATTGTCTCCGGTTACGCCTTAACGGAGATCTGTGCCGGTGGCTTCTTCCAGGATGTTGGAGACCCACAACCAAACAACGTAGGTTCCCCCTGTGTTAGCCTTgaatacaaaatacaatCTGTGCCAGAGTTTGACCTGGATGCCACTACTGATAATCCCAAGGGACAATTGCTGATAAGAGGCACATCTGTTGCTGCAGGTTACTTTAAGGACCCCAAAGCCACTGAACAGACCTTTAAGGATGGATGGTTGCACACTGGTGATATAGTGGAGAGGTTGGATAACGGCGCTATAGTTATCATTGATAGACTAAAGGAGATATTCAAATTGGCTCAAGGAGAATACATTTCACCCGATAAACTTGAATCAACACTATCCCGAAGCCCATTTGTTCTTCAATCGTTCGTCACTGGATTGTCCACAGAACAGTTTCCCGTTGCCATAGTGGTACCCGATCCAGACTATGGCAAATTATGGGCTAAGAAGAACAATGCACCGAACGATATCAATCTCCTATGTGAAAATCCGCTCTTCAAGGATGCGATTTTGGATAGTATAGTTACAGTATGCAGAGAAGCTCAATTGAAAGGGTTTGAGATTGTGAAACAGATACATTTGGAACCTGTACCTTTTGACACAAAGAATGGAATGCTTACCAGCACTTCAAAATTGAGGAGATTGGCGGCTAGGAAAAGATACATGGAGGTAATTCAGAGACTTTACGATATGACACGGAAGGGGACGCAGCCTTAACCTCACCTTCTGCCTAATATACTGAAAATGTATTGAAACTTTCACCACTACTTTTCCATGTTACATTTATGCACACCAACCCTAATGTGGTATAACATGGCACGGAACAATGCAGTCTATTAGCATAAGTATTATGACTGAAGCTAAGGTCTCCCTACTACACTGCCAGAATAGAATGCCTCTGTAAAGCTCAAACGCCCCTAGTCAGCTGAGCCTAACGTATTGGATAGGTTTAATCCCTCAGCACCTATCGTTATATCTAAGCGCCGTAAAGCTATTGCAACtggtatattaattgtagtGTTAACTGGAATTGAATGTCATAccaataataattcttTAGTATAAAATTCTACCCATTGATATGTAGTGTCCCGATTTTAGTCTTGATGCAGATATTATGAAGGTATGCTTGGAGGATGTTGTGACAGATAATGGGTGGAGTGTTAGACGTATAAATTAGAAAACCCACAAATTATATGGTAAGGTTGAGGTTGGACCCACACCGGgtataatgttaataattcCAGGATGATGGTAAAATCTTTGGTTTACGGAAACATTTGCTGATCACATAAGGTAGTATTTATAGTTTAGGGTAGTTATCATAGACTAGAGTTAAGGGTAATGTTGATACATATGAAAGTgtacataataattattagatgAAAACAACGCTCATCTTTTCGGGGGATTTAGTCTTTAAAtcagtataataattatgtttagattttttggaaatattataatatggattaatttatcaataataattgattatatacaatattgaCATAAAGTATTGATTATGAATGCCTATCGACAACAAAGGCACATATACAcgcatatttatataaaccTTTTAATATAGCATAGCTATGAATTGTTTTTATAAGGAATAGACATAGGCGTACCTGAGTAGGGAATAATATAGTGTACATGGTGTAGCTGTATCATGCCTAACCCATTGGGaggtaatttatttttgagcTAGGCTTCGATGGCACTACTgggaaaattttaaaagtgTCACTAAGGAACTTTTTGAACCACGAATCATTAGTGTTTGAATGTTGCCCCAACtttaatgtcatttttgGGAAGAATGGGCGTATGTATATCTTTATTTAGAAGGGAAGAGTGCAATTGTCCAAGCAATCGCCCTTTGTTTCGGTTTGGATGGAAAAGGTGCAGGACGTAACTCGACGCTAGCTAATTACATCAAGGATTATCATTTACCAGAAGCACATAATCGGTAAACTGATTTCTACATCGTCATTTATATCCATATTAGTTCAAGTTTTTAACATTGAGCAAATAAATCTACAACTTTTTACAGAATAATGCACAATGTaattattgaaatattcaaatgTTACCACaccaatcaatttaattatcCACTGAAAAATGTGTGTTAcacacaaatatttttttactCCAATTTACCGTGCAAAACTTGACCCAGAACCGCTACAATTGAAGTCACCCTATCGAATTCTGGGCCAGATGCCTTTGAGTTTAACGCCAGGGGCCCCTACCTCACCATCATTAGGTGCAATGATCAGTTACTTAGGTGTATAACTAGAACTTCATCAACTTACTACATTAAGGGAAGCAAAGAAAAAAGGGAACAGATATCCAAACGCAAATTGACAGAGT
Coding sequences within it:
- a CDS encoding Long chain acyl-CoA synthetase 5 (overlaps_old_locusTagID:BBM_II00110), producing the protein MIPGTAKDHYSVPLRDSKTPNCSMVYRNPLSVNKLFDSKTDHHLKTAWDIFQQGKSKNPEADCLGKRRRLLNDKFSEFEFISYAAAENLGNNLGSALLHLDCLVEQPSGFPNLLPIKPLGIYIPNCIEWLIAEIACNGFGLTLVPIYDTLGIESTRYIMKITQLTTIISSVDLALNILQAIGNSPNPTEFALKYFIIVTEDPIPKQLEHNDLGIEIKLWRDVIDLGRAHPRHFSPATPNHIHTISFTSGTSGIPKGVVISQQAFTTTITSVFVSFELRGITSIPDSLKVYLSYLPLAHMFERCFVNAVYCISGKIGVYSGEIKTILDDFQSLKPYIFTTVPRLLQRIYDRVMNNIQQKNFILRALFYRGLSIKLQRIKATGNCEHGFYDKIIFGKLRELLGGEVKFIFVGSSPLDCNVHNCLRAFFSDSIVSGYALTEICAGGFFQDVGDPQPNNVGSPCVSLEYKIQSVPEFDLDATTDNPKGQLLIRGTSVAAGYFKDPKATEQTFKDGWLHTGDIVERLDNGAIVIIDRLKEIFKLAQGEYISPDKLESTLSRSPFVLQSFVTGLSTEQFPVAIVVPDPDYGKLWAKKNNAPNDINLLCENPLFKDAILDSIVTVCREAQLKGFEIVKQIHLEPVPFDTKNGMLTSTSKLRRLAARKRYMEVIQRLYDMTRKGTQP